A genome region from Marasmius oreades isolate 03SP1 chromosome 5, whole genome shotgun sequence includes the following:
- a CDS encoding uncharacterized protein (BUSCO:EOG0926140Q) — MEALRLQKKYPEVTRDEMFELINRFNAISTDTPGRVDKQAVLQALQSQGESYDEARETLKHVSVDASGKVELEDFVELNVKLRTKSKPTISTKAGKVTVQGSNANVSHTINEDERREFTNHINLVLENDPDIGSRYPIPTETMQLFDECKDGLILCKLINDSVPDTIDVRVLNKPTGKKQLNAFQMTENNNIVITSAKAIGCSVVNIGSTDLAEGREHLILGLIWQIIRRGLLAQVDIRLHPELYRLCEEGETIDDLLRLTPDQILLRWFNYHLKAAGWKRRVNNFSRDVSDGENYTILLNQLKPDQCSRAPLQTTDLRARAEQVLQNAANIGCRKFLTPSSLVAGNPRLNLAFVANLFNTHPGLEPLDEQEAKDYGAVEDFDAEGEREARVFTLWLNSLNVEPGVFNLFDNVKDGLILLQAFDKVLPGVVVWRRVSKPKEGAGSAPFSGGGGEGEEEEDIGVTPNQSKLSRFKCVENTNYVVDLAKQNGMTMVGIQGADIVDGSKTLVLGLVWQLMRMSITKTLTSLSKSSGGRPISDTEMLKWANTTAQKGNPNLRPLRSFKDPSITTALFILALEEAIRPGIVDPALVNDVTESGDYEERRQNAKLAISIARKMNALIFLVPEDIVDIRPRLIMTFVASLMAIEKGV; from the exons ATGGAGGCCCTCAGACTGCAAAAGAAATACCCCGAAGTTACAAGAGATGAGATGTTTGAGCTCATAAATCGCTTCAA CGCGATCTCTACCGATACGCCTGGACGAGTGGATAAACAAGCCGTGTTACAAGCTCTTCAATCCCAAGGAGAGTCGTACGATGAAGCTCGAGAGACTTTGAAACACGTTAGTGTCGATGCTAGTGGTAAAGTTGAGCTTGAAGACTTCGTTGAG CTCAATGTGAAGCTGCGGACCAAGTCAAAGCCTACAATATCGACCAAAGCCGGAAAAGTTACTGTGCAAGGGTCCAATGCGAATGTCAGCCATACTATCAATGAAGATGAACGAAGAGAGTTTACCAACCATATCAACCTG GTCCTGGAAAACGACCCAGACATTGGTTCTCGCTACCCGATCCCCACTGAGACAATGCAACTGTTCGATGAATGCAAAGATGGTCTTATTCTCTGCAAGCTTATCAACGACTCTGTTCCAGACACAATAGATGTCCGTGTCCTCAACAAACCGACCGGGAAGAAACAGCTCAATGCATTCCAAATGACGGAGAACAATAACATTGTCATCACCTCAGCGAAAGCCATTGGTTGCTCTGTTGTGAACATTGGGTCGACGGATCTCGCTGAAGGACGTGAACATCTTATACTTGGCTTGATCTGGCAGATTATTCGACGTGGATTGTTGGCTCAAGTTGATATTCGACTTCATCCCGAGTTGTACAGACTTTGTGAAGAAGGCGAGACCATTGATGATTTGTTGCGGCTGACACCGGATCAAATTTTGTTGAGGTGGTTTAATTATCATCTCAAAGCCGCGGGATGGAAACGAAG AGTGAACAACTTCAGCAGGGATGTATCGGATGGAGAGAATTATACGATCCTGCTCAACCAGCTCAAACCTGATCAGTGTTCCCGTGCTCCGTTACAAACGACCGATCTACGTGCTCGTGCAGAACAG GTTCTCCAAAACGCTGCCAACATCGGTTGTCGCAAATTCCTTACACCATCCTCATTAGTGGCAGGGAACCCCCGTCTCAATCTCGCCTTTGTTGCCAACCTGTTCAACACTCACCCAGGTCTCGAGCCTTTAGATGAACAAGAAGCCAAGGACTACGGAGCAGTCGAAGACTTTGACGCTGAAGGCGAACGTGAAGCTCGTGTATTCACTCTTTGGCTCAATTCGTTGAATGTTGAACCTGGCGTGTTTAATCTTTTCGACAACGTGAAAGATGGGCTTATACTCTTGCAAGCTTTCGACAAAGTCTTACCTGGTGTTGTTGTTTGGCGAAGGGTATCAAAGCCCAAGGAAGGAGCAGGATCTGCTCCTTtcagtggtggtggcggagaaggggaggaagaggaggatatTGGCGTTACACCGAATCAGAGCAAGTTGTCGAGGTTCAAGTGTGTGGAGAATACGAATTATGTTGTTGATTTGGCAAAGCAGAATGGGATGACTATGGTGGGTATTCAAGGGGCGGATATTGTGGATGGGTCCAAGACGCTTGTGCTTGGGTTGGTTTGGCAGTTGATGAG GATGAGCATTACGAAGACTCTCACTTCATTATCGAAATCCAGTGGTGGCAGGCCTATAAGCGACACTGAGATGCTCAAATGGGCCAATACCACGGCACAAAAGGGCAATCCTAATCTTCGTCCTCTTCGGTCTTTCAAGGACCCGTCGATTACGACAGCTCTCTTCATCTTGGCATTGGAAGAAGCCATCCGGCCTGGAATCGTCGACCCTGCGTTGGTAAATGATGTTACGGAAAGTGGTGATTATGAGGAGCGTAGGCAGAATG CTAAACTGGCGATATCGATTGCGAGAAAGATGAATGCGCTGATATTCTTGGTTCCGGAGGATATCGTTGACATCAGACCGCGACTG ATTATGACGTTTGTCGCAAGTCTCATGGCGATTGAAAAAGGAGTGTAA